In a single window of the Deinococcus aetherius genome:
- a CDS encoding GNAT family N-acetyltransferase, with product MPELVRPSERYKTSFIEAVREAQASGSGLGDTLTWEVGDLEADFGAFLTHLRRFEPPNVPPEGFVNSEYLWLVEGETYLGRVSIRHSLNERLREFGGHIGYEVRPSARRQGHATLMLRLALDRARELGLTRVLVSCDVDNLASRRVIEANGGKLEGEFRLDFHEKPIRRYWIEL from the coding sequence ATGCCCGAACTCGTTCGCCCGTCGGAGAGGTACAAGACCAGCTTCATCGAGGCGGTGAGGGAGGCCCAGGCGAGCGGCAGCGGTCTGGGAGACACCCTCACCTGGGAGGTGGGTGATCTGGAGGCCGACTTCGGCGCCTTCCTGACCCACCTGCGCCGCTTCGAGCCGCCGAACGTTCCGCCGGAAGGCTTCGTGAACTCCGAATACCTGTGGCTGGTGGAGGGGGAGACGTACCTGGGCCGCGTCAGCATTCGCCACAGCCTCAACGAGCGGCTGCGGGAGTTCGGCGGGCACATCGGCTACGAGGTGCGTCCCTCGGCGCGGCGGCAGGGGCACGCCACCCTGATGTTGCGGCTCGCGCTGGACCGCGCCCGCGAACTGGGGCTGACGCGGGTGCTCGTCTCCTGTGACGTGGACAACCTCGCCTCCCGCCGCGTCATCGAGGCGAACGGTGGAAAGCTGGAGGGCGAATTCAGGCTGGACTTCCACGAGAAGCCCATCCGGCGGTACTGGATCGAGCTGTGA
- a CDS encoding metallophosphoesterase family protein, translating to MPQDLTVAALTDVHGNAFAAGAVVADMQRFRPDVIVNLGDQVWGQADPRRALDLQQSLNAVEVRGNNDERLTMPAEALAPAHVRLQAWLAERLPESERVRLATLPLTATIAEGTVLAAHGTPTSAWDSLMLEWNGQAYVHWNAGEVQNRLGRDLPDGVEVVLVGHTHREYVRTLGNLLLVNVGSVSFQNDGDPRARWTLLRRRRGRWSAQHRRVPYDWDAAAAWVLANRPVFPGEVDLHLRPVTDALLDAATSPAD from the coding sequence GTGCCCCAGGACCTCACCGTCGCCGCCCTTACGGACGTTCACGGCAACGCCTTCGCCGCCGGGGCCGTCGTCGCCGACATGCAGCGCTTCCGGCCCGACGTGATCGTCAACCTGGGCGATCAGGTCTGGGGACAGGCGGACCCACGGCGGGCCCTCGACCTCCAACAGTCTCTGAATGCCGTCGAGGTGCGCGGCAACAACGACGAGCGGCTGACCATGCCCGCCGAGGCGCTCGCCCCGGCGCACGTTCGACTTCAGGCCTGGCTCGCCGAACGTCTCCCGGAATCCGAACGTGTCCGGCTCGCCACCCTCCCCCTCACCGCGACCATTGCCGAGGGCACCGTCCTTGCCGCCCACGGCACCCCCACCTCCGCCTGGGACAGCCTGATGCTGGAGTGGAACGGCCAAGCCTACGTCCACTGGAACGCTGGAGAAGTTCAGAACCGCCTGGGGCGGGACCTCCCCGACGGGGTGGAGGTGGTGCTCGTCGGTCACACGCACCGCGAGTATGTGCGCACACTTGGGAATCTCCTGCTCGTCAATGTCGGCTCGGTGAGCTTTCAAAACGACGGTGATCCCCGGGCGCGGTGGACCCTGCTGAGGCGGCGGCGCGGGCGATGGTCCGCCCAGCATCGCCGCGTGCCCTATGACTGGGACGCGGCGGCAGCGTGGGTCCTGGCGAATCGGCCCGTGTTCCCTGGCGAGGTTGACCTTCATCTCCGCCCGGTCACAGATGCCCTGCTCGACGCTGCGACCAGCCCGGCAGACTGA
- a CDS encoding LPS-assembly protein LptD — protein sequence MSSRTVGRLFRRGGGRLRRGMVVALASLAAAAALGSAEARTVRIVQAQTLELRRLDDQEIVIISGDDQGSQVELRVDDDVVRAARVEYNRTRRTLTLVGAATYRTARDGQTLTGEDLVVDLGQEQLTGEDVIISDADLEIRGGQVERVPGQLRATQGYFTPCAKCGRTPNDYAFRAERLIVYPGDRLVAYRAQLLIADFPVLYLPVVVLPLNDPDRQPRLVVGNGAPDGLTVEADLPFSVGTSTLGTTLLRYYENRDPSIGLGVSLRSYAPLPFVDRVNLYTLAQPKPFAADGTQRVGYDLDFDLTARGRVPLTLAVRDLDYSLNVLRRDIGRSETDPERGVTRVTFGANVEYPLFSAQFNYVDRFGPEPTTALTTPLRQPELVIDPKPVTLGGFSADFRVSAGRYTGQSNPLSRSATSQGVNISTTRLEEQHALSFTASPWRNADLTLRNTFTGRYYGTGARTVNLEAGGTLTQRFNETNTFGVSYNYIRIEGTSPFAFDAVAGRRLSAPLTLDLNTVPVRDVTFRATYTRDLILPPNSAGQLPATFRLGVNRAPVNLTYNLAYNFGTGELENTSFNVTVGDPNSGRVTVMPATPARPATATSPAVPARPETVTRSSRWPAPNLTLTASGSYTRTGGYDPFTVRATVTDDVRTNNFSVYATHDIDTPRLSAVGFEASAATTFDNVLNPVSLTARENLDLLTPRLTGSYALTWRGEYTLSTAHDLLLDQPETARESGTVTFSVGTAAGRATNWQLTYGGPYDFRRQGWTRPSLTGTLRATRPGQSLAVAAVLNTPGLDQPRTEFSRADVNAVWQFGSRAALSGRAVYTRTRSGTFPDDVATDTLVLDPVRVGVALGNGPRPGAYLTASLRQTVVWQNGQRVGDWNFTPVIGLTIDRCCWALQAEIDLSIRRYRLAIGLPGSTSYPLFDYGEESGLSIPLLP from the coding sequence ATGTCGAGTAGGACGGTCGGCCGCCTCTTCCGGCGCGGCGGGGGAAGGCTGCGGCGGGGTATGGTCGTCGCGCTCGCCTCGCTGGCAGCGGCGGCGGCGCTGGGGAGCGCCGAGGCGCGCACGGTGCGGATCGTGCAGGCGCAGACGCTCGAACTGCGCCGCCTCGACGACCAGGAGATCGTGATCATCAGCGGGGACGACCAGGGCAGTCAGGTCGAGCTGCGGGTGGACGACGACGTGGTGCGGGCCGCCCGCGTCGAGTACAACCGCACCCGCCGCACCCTCACCCTCGTCGGGGCGGCGACGTACCGCACCGCGCGGGACGGGCAGACCCTGACGGGCGAGGACCTCGTCGTGGACCTCGGCCAGGAGCAACTGACGGGCGAGGACGTGATCATCAGCGACGCCGACCTGGAGATTCGCGGCGGTCAGGTCGAGCGGGTGCCGGGCCAACTGCGGGCCACGCAGGGTTACTTCACCCCCTGCGCGAAGTGCGGGCGGACGCCGAACGACTACGCCTTCCGCGCCGAGAGGCTGATCGTGTACCCGGGCGACCGCCTCGTCGCCTACCGGGCGCAGCTCCTGATCGCCGACTTCCCGGTCCTGTACCTCCCCGTCGTGGTGCTGCCGCTAAACGACCCCGACCGCCAGCCCCGGCTCGTCGTCGGCAACGGCGCCCCGGACGGGCTGACGGTCGAGGCCGACCTCCCCTTCAGCGTGGGGACGAGCACGCTGGGCACCACGCTCTTGCGGTACTACGAGAACCGCGACCCCAGCATCGGCCTCGGCGTGAGCCTGCGCTCGTACGCGCCGCTGCCCTTCGTGGACCGGGTGAACCTCTACACCCTCGCGCAGCCCAAGCCCTTCGCCGCCGACGGGACCCAGCGGGTCGGGTACGACCTCGACTTCGACCTCACCGCGCGGGGCCGCGTCCCCCTCACCCTGGCGGTGCGCGACCTCGACTACTCCCTGAACGTCTTACGGCGCGACATCGGGCGCAGCGAGACCGACCCCGAGCGGGGGGTCACGCGGGTGACCTTCGGGGCGAACGTCGAGTATCCCCTGTTCTCGGCTCAGTTCAACTACGTGGACCGCTTCGGGCCGGAGCCCACCACGGCGCTCACCACGCCATTGCGGCAGCCCGAACTCGTGATCGACCCCAAGCCCGTGACACTGGGGGGTTTCAGCGCGGACTTCCGGGTGTCGGCGGGGCGCTACACCGGGCAGAGTAACCCCCTCTCGCGCAGCGCGACCTCGCAGGGGGTCAACATCTCGACCACCCGGCTGGAGGAGCAGCACGCGCTGAGCTTCACCGCGAGCCCGTGGCGGAACGCCGACCTGACGCTGCGCAACACTTTCACCGGGCGGTACTACGGCACCGGGGCCCGCACGGTGAACCTGGAGGCGGGCGGCACCCTGACCCAGCGGTTCAACGAGACGAACACCTTCGGGGTGAGCTACAACTACATCCGCATCGAGGGGACCAGCCCCTTCGCCTTCGACGCGGTGGCGGGCCGCCGCCTGAGCGCGCCCCTGACCCTCGACCTGAACACCGTGCCCGTGCGGGACGTGACCTTCCGCGCGACGTACACCCGCGACCTGATCCTGCCGCCGAACTCGGCGGGGCAGCTTCCCGCCACCTTCCGGCTGGGGGTGAACCGGGCGCCCGTCAACCTGACGTACAACCTCGCGTACAACTTCGGCACGGGAGAGCTGGAGAACACCAGCTTCAACGTCACCGTGGGCGACCCCAACTCGGGGCGGGTCACCGTCATGCCCGCCACCCCGGCCCGCCCGGCGACGGCGACGAGCCCCGCCGTGCCCGCCCGCCCCGAGACGGTGACGCGCTCCAGCCGCTGGCCCGCGCCCAACCTCACCCTCACGGCGAGCGGGAGCTACACCCGCACCGGGGGCTACGACCCCTTCACCGTGCGCGCGACCGTGACCGACGACGTCCGCACGAACAACTTCAGCGTGTACGCCACCCACGACATCGACACGCCCCGCCTCTCGGCGGTGGGCTTCGAGGCGAGCGCGGCGACGACCTTCGACAACGTGCTCAACCCGGTCAGCCTCACGGCGCGCGAGAACCTCGACCTGCTCACCCCGCGCCTCACCGGGAGCTACGCGCTGACCTGGCGGGGGGAATACACGCTCTCGACCGCCCACGACCTGCTGCTCGACCAACCCGAGACGGCGCGGGAGAGCGGCACGGTCACCTTCAGCGTGGGCACGGCGGCGGGCCGGGCGACGAACTGGCAGCTCACCTACGGCGGCCCCTACGACTTCCGGCGGCAGGGCTGGACGCGCCCCAGCCTCACGGGCACCCTGCGGGCCACCCGCCCCGGCCAGAGCCTCGCCGTGGCCGCCGTCCTGAACACGCCGGGCCTCGACCAGCCGCGCACCGAGTTCTCCCGCGCGGACGTGAACGCCGTGTGGCAGTTCGGCTCGCGCGCCGCGCTCTCGGGCCGGGCCGTGTACACCCGCACCCGCAGCGGCACCTTCCCGGACGACGTCGCCACCGACACGCTGGTGCTCGATCCCGTCCGCGTCGGTGTGGCGCTGGGGAACGGGCCCAGGCCGGGGGCGTACCTGACGGCCAGCCTGCGCCAGACCGTCGTCTGGCAGAATGGTCAGCGGGTGGGGGACTGGAACTTCACGCCCGTGATCGGCCTGACCATCGACCGCTGCTGCTGGGCCCTCCAGGCGGAGATCGACCTCAGCATTCGCCGCTACCGCCTCGCCATCGGCCTGCCGGGCAGCACCTCCTACCCCCTGTTCGACTACGGCGAGGAGAGCGGCCTGAGCATCCCGCTCCTGCCCTGA
- a CDS encoding FAD-dependent oxidoreductase, protein MGTGAGEAGRVWAHVGQRFTETGYDVVVLGAGRMGTACALFLRRLAPDRRLLIVERGGLPNEEGATILAPGVWTILDVPAGRASEARWVNAQVAGELGPLPFQPRPLLDLHAGAVPGGRSTTATLARFPEAAALINPAALPFARVDEEAATYRPGSVALACGQGAVRAGADLLLNTHAHLLPGGVRLDRLTVTNTHEVVTHETREVRAGVTIVALGADGPPAAEQDLGAHTAHGRAYRQTPRLNTPSDDRTPTLRAGGLTLRPVSGGFTLIPPVHHRDPQGYVPTGGRLTGVPVGVRRETLEDLVTLMDALPPLATEALEVGRSLADVPGAWLALPGGRADAPPTHEEVAPGVHLLLGGPLADTLGLAVAYDLAARVAGVEGRPWEEG, encoded by the coding sequence ATGGGCACGGGAGCGGGAGAGGCGGGGCGCGTGTGGGCGCACGTCGGGCAGAGATTTACGGAGACCGGGTACGACGTGGTGGTCCTCGGCGCAGGGCGGATGGGCACGGCCTGCGCCCTCTTCCTGCGGCGCCTCGCCCCGGATCGCCGCCTGTTGATCGTCGAGCGCGGCGGCCTCCCCAACGAGGAGGGGGCGACGATCCTCGCGCCGGGGGTGTGGACGATTCTCGACGTGCCAGCGGGTCGGGCATCCGAGGCGCGGTGGGTCAACGCCCAGGTCGCAGGGGAACTCGGCCCGTTGCCGTTCCAGCCCCGCCCGTTGCTCGACCTCCATGCCGGGGCGGTCCCGGGAGGGAGGTCCACCACCGCCACCCTGGCCCGCTTCCCGGAGGCCGCCGCCCTGATCAACCCCGCCGCCCTCCCCTTCGCCCGGGTGGACGAGGAGGCGGCCACCTACCGCCCCGGCTCCGTCGCCCTCGCGTGCGGGCAGGGGGCCGTGCGGGCGGGCGCCGACCTGCTGTTGAACACCCACGCCCACCTCCTCCCCGGCGGCGTCCGGCTCGACCGCCTCACCGTCACGAACACCCACGAGGTCGTCACCCACGAGACGCGCGAGGTGCGGGCGGGGGTGACCATCGTGGCACTGGGGGCGGACGGCCCGCCCGCCGCCGAGCAAGACCTCGGGGCGCACACGGCGCACGGGCGGGCGTACCGGCAGACGCCCCGGCTGAACACTCCCAGCGATGACCGGACCCCCACCCTGCGCGCGGGCGGGCTGACCCTGCGCCCGGTCAGCGGCGGCTTCACCCTGATCCCGCCCGTCCACCACCGCGACCCCCAGGGCTACGTGCCCACCGGGGGACGGCTGACCGGCGTGCCCGTCGGCGTGCGGCGCGAGACGCTGGAGGACCTCGTCACCCTGATGGACGCCCTGCCCCCCCTCGCCACGGAGGCGTTGGAGGTGGGCCGCAGCCTCGCCGACGTGCCGGGAGCGTGGCTCGCGCTGCCCGGGGGGCGGGCGGACGCTCCCCCCACCCACGAGGAGGTCGCGCCCGGTGTCCACCTCCTCCTCGGCGGCCCGCTCGCCGACACGCTGGGGCTGGCGGTCGCCTATGACCTCGCGGCGCGGGTGGCGGGGGTGGAGGGGAGGCCGTGGGAGGAGGGGTGA
- the lipB gene encoding lipoyl(octanoyl) transferase LipB: MRDVPFDVLDLGVLPYREAWDVQHDVHARVAAGGRPTLLLVEHPPVLTLGRKAKEGTNIVVTREYLASQGIEVLEVERGGDVTYHGPGQLVAYAIFPVGRRVQDFLRLLERAVIETLHDLGLPDARPNPGYAGVYVDPREVNGREYEQKIASFGVAVQRNVALHGLALNVTTNLGHFDLIVPCGLSGTQMTSVEREYELRGIGGKASVDEARAALTRAFHTTFENYDWTLPALAGAGSER; encoded by the coding sequence GTGAGAGACGTTCCCTTCGACGTGCTGGACCTGGGAGTGCTCCCCTACCGCGAGGCGTGGGACGTGCAGCATGACGTTCACGCGCGGGTCGCGGCAGGCGGGCGGCCCACCCTGCTCCTCGTCGAGCACCCGCCCGTGCTCACCCTGGGCCGCAAGGCGAAGGAGGGCACCAACATCGTCGTCACGCGCGAGTACCTCGCCTCGCAGGGGATTGAGGTGCTGGAGGTCGAGCGCGGCGGCGACGTGACGTACCACGGCCCCGGCCAACTCGTCGCCTACGCGATCTTCCCGGTGGGGAGACGGGTGCAGGACTTCCTGCGGCTGCTCGAACGGGCGGTGATCGAGACGCTGCACGACCTCGGCCTCCCGGACGCGCGGCCCAATCCCGGGTACGCGGGCGTGTACGTGGACCCGCGCGAGGTCAACGGGCGCGAGTACGAGCAGAAGATCGCCTCCTTCGGGGTGGCGGTGCAGCGGAACGTCGCCCTGCACGGCCTCGCGCTGAACGTCACCACCAACCTGGGGCACTTCGACCTGATCGTGCCCTGCGGCCTGAGCGGGACGCAGATGACGAGCGTGGAGCGGGAGTACGAGCTGCGCGGCATCGGCGGGAAGGCCAGCGTGGACGAGGCGAGAGCGGCCCTCACCCGCGCCTTCCACACCACCTTCGAGAACTACGACTGGACGCTCCCGGCGCTCGCGGGGGCGGGGAGCGAACGATGA
- a CDS encoding SpoIID/LytB domain-containing protein has protein sequence MRFLMLALALGSGAGALNVRVLVASGPQLGVRVPTPAPADPVPPGLGLTPTTPVPGAPDATPPPPSPSLWTVGVRGANLTLNGADAGSPSLYLPPSPGSVVEIGGRTYRGGVLLRAERGTVQGINVVDVEDYLRGVVPAEMPSTWPAAALAAQAVIARTYVAARVNPALPYDTCATETCQVYRGVTAERANADAAIRATAGEVVAYDGRPASTYFSSDSGGFTASSAEVWGRDVPYLIARADPYSVGGPRSRWRLEVGAARVQEVAARYGVGVGPLASVRVTRASVSGRAQEITLTGTGGTALLSGANAGGFIRSLGAASSRATLSGPVGPGTPLVVEGFGAGHGVGLSQYGALGLARQGMTHPQILGFYYPGTSLGLLARGPGVGRPSFAGLRPLPSPAVLARSGSHVE, from the coding sequence ATGCGGTTTCTGATGCTTGCGCTGGCGCTCGGGTCGGGTGCGGGGGCGCTGAACGTGAGGGTGCTGGTGGCAAGTGGCCCGCAGCTCGGCGTGCGCGTGCCCACCCCGGCCCCGGCCGACCCCGTTCCCCCCGGCCTGGGCCTGACCCCGACCACCCCCGTGCCCGGCGCACCCGACGCCACTCCCCCGCCCCCTTCCCCGAGCCTCTGGACCGTCGGCGTGCGGGGCGCCAACCTGACGCTGAACGGGGCGGACGCGGGCAGCCCGTCCCTCTACCTGCCCCCCTCGCCCGGCAGCGTCGTGGAGATCGGCGGCCGGACGTACCGGGGCGGGGTGCTGCTGCGGGCCGAGCGCGGCACCGTGCAGGGCATCAACGTGGTGGACGTGGAGGACTACCTGCGCGGGGTGGTGCCCGCCGAGATGCCCTCCACCTGGCCCGCCGCCGCCCTCGCCGCCCAGGCGGTGATCGCCCGCACCTACGTGGCCGCGCGGGTGAACCCGGCCCTGCCGTACGACACCTGCGCCACCGAGACCTGCCAGGTGTACCGGGGTGTCACGGCCGAGCGCGCGAACGCCGACGCGGCCATCCGGGCGACCGCCGGGGAGGTCGTCGCTTACGACGGGCGGCCCGCGAGCACGTACTTCTCCAGCGACTCGGGAGGCTTCACCGCGTCGAGCGCCGAGGTGTGGGGCCGCGACGTGCCGTACCTGATCGCCCGGGCCGACCCCTACTCGGTGGGCGGGCCCCGGTCGCGCTGGCGACTGGAGGTCGGCGCGGCCAGGGTGCAGGAGGTCGCCGCGCGCTACGGGGTGGGGGTGGGCCCCCTGGCGTCGGTGCGGGTCACCCGGGCGAGCGTGTCGGGCCGGGCGCAGGAGATCACCCTCACGGGCACGGGCGGCACCGCCCTCCTGTCGGGGGCGAACGCGGGGGGATTCATCCGTTCTCTCGGCGCCGCGAGCAGCCGGGCGACCCTGAGCGGCCCGGTGGGCCCCGGCACGCCCCTCGTCGTGGAGGGGTTCGGGGCCGGGCACGGGGTCGGCCTCTCCCAGTACGGGGCGCTGGGCCTGGCGCGGCAGGGCATGACCCACCCGCAGATCCTGGGCTTCTACTACCCCGGCACGTCCCTGGGGTTGCTCGCACGCGGGCCGGGGGTTGGACGCCCCAGCTTCGCCGGGTTGCGCCCACTGCCCTCCCCCGCCGTGCTCGCCCGGAGTGGGTCCCATGTCGAGTAG